A genomic segment from Lutibacter sp. A80 encodes:
- a CDS encoding thioredoxin fold domain-containing protein, protein MMVEAKPILIFMSTDWCQYCKVQKKQLRKNKKFKNKLDDFYYVEFDGESTDNIVFNNYIFQSNTKRNRKSTHDLVFALNNSENISFPNWVLLDNKYQVVFRYGGLLYPEQVHDLLTVVEQLKF, encoded by the coding sequence ATGATGGTTGAGGCTAAACCAATTCTTATTTTTATGTCTACAGATTGGTGTCAGTATTGTAAGGTTCAAAAAAAACAACTTCGTAAAAACAAAAAATTTAAAAATAAACTCGATGATTTTTATTATGTAGAGTTCGATGGTGAAAGTACAGATAACATTGTTTTTAACAATTATATATTTCAAAGTAATACTAAACGAAATAGAAAAAGCACCCATGATTTAGTTTTTGCTTTAAATAATTCGGAAAACATAAGTTTCCCTAACTGGGTTTTATTAGATAATAAATATCAGGTAGTTTTTCGTTATGGAGGTCTGCTTTACCCAGAACAAGTACATGATTTATTAACAGTTGTAGAGCAGTTAAAATTCTAA